The following proteins come from a genomic window of Salvia hispanica cultivar TCC Black 2014 chromosome 4, UniMelb_Shisp_WGS_1.0, whole genome shotgun sequence:
- the LOC125223698 gene encoding protein DELAY OF GERMINATION 1-like produces the protein MGEENFQEFYTKWIGEQRQQIGILLLASKSPSSSSSSSSPPLSVLVTRTLAHYEEYYATKSKCAKTDVFLLLSPPWTSRLEHAFIWIGGWRPTAAFHLLYSKSGLQLEARLSSGAQAEAAGLGNLSARQLGLIDELQRSTVREERRITEKEAKQQETVADAEMVELSGADVVEEERVGLALKGKEEGFEKVLRSADRLRMETLKAVVGILSPMQAVHFLIAAGELHLSLHEWGREKDERDGVQCNA, from the coding sequence ATGGGAGAAGAAAACTTCCAAGAATTCTACACAAAGTGGATCGGCGAGCAGCGGCAGCAAATCGGCATCCTCCTCCTCGCCTCCAAAtctccttcctcttcctcttcctcttcgtcTCCGCCTCTCTCCGTCTTAGTAACTCGCACCCTCGCCCACTACGAAGAGTACTACGCCACCAAATCCAAATGCGCCAAAACCGacgtcttcctcctcctctcccCGCCGTGGACCAGCCGCCTCGAGCACGCCTTCATCTGGATCGGCGGCTGGCGCCCCACCGCCGCGTTCCACCTCCTCTACTCCAAGTCTGGCCTCCAGCTCGAGGCCAGACTCTCCTCTGGCGCCCAGGCCGAGGCTGCTGGCCTGGGCAACCTCTCTGCGCGCCAGCTGGGGCTCATTGATGAGCTGCAGCGGAGCACGGTGAGGGAGGAGAGGAGGATCACGGAGAAGGAGGCGAAGCAGCAGGAGACGGTGGCGGATGCGGAGATGGTGGAGCTGAGCGGTGCTGATGTTGTGGAGGAGGAGAGGGTGGGGTTGGCTTTGAAGGGGAAGGAGGAGGGCTTCGAGAAGGTGCTGAGGAGCGCGGACCGGCTGAGGATGGAGACGCTGAAGGCGGTGGTGGGGATATTGTCGCCGATGCAGGCGGTGCATTTCTTGATTGCGGCGGGGGAGCTGCATCTCAGCCTGCATGAGTGGGGGAGGGAGAAGGATGAGAGAGATGGTGTGCAATGCAATGCCTAG
- the LOC125219835 gene encoding two-component response regulator ORR9-like encodes MVSERDEEEKHLFHVLAVDDSNIDRMLLERLLTFSSYQVTCVESGDKALEYLGLVDIHQQNQCERSLPLSSPSSTQLSCDSLSSKSEVSKVNLIMTDYSMPGISGYDLLKRIKDSSWKDVPVVVMSSENVPSRINMCLEGGAEEFLLKPVKLADVEKIHSNLISSTNYSPCEENGIAEIEKSNNAKREGSEIDKNCSNGNKRKATVATSLDLSDRRPRVQELPVS; translated from the exons ATGGTTTCTGAAAGAGATGAAGAAGAGAAACACCTCTTCCATGTATTGGCTGTGGATGATAGTAATATCGATAGAATGCTCTTGGAGAGGCTCCTCACTTTCTCTTCATACCAAG TTACTTGCGTGGAATCGGGAGATAAGGCACTCGAATATTTGGGATTGGTGGATattcatcaacaaaatcaatgTGAAAGATCATTGCCATTATCTTCTCCATCTTCCACCCAACTTTCTTGTGATTCTTTATCGTCAAAATCAGAG GTATCAAAAGTTAACCTGATCATGACAGATTACAGCATGCCTGGAATCAGTGGCTATGATTTACTAAAAAGAATTAAG gATTCTTCTTGGAAAGATGTTCCCGTTGTGGTTATGTCATCTGAGAATGTACCTTCAAGAATCAATAT GTGTTTGGAAGGAGGAGCAGAAGAGTTCTTATTGAAACCTGTGAAATTAGCAGATGTGGAAAAAATCCATTCTAATCTTATTAGTTCAACTAATTATAGTCCCTGCGAAGAAAACGGTATTGCCGAAATTGAAAAATCTAACAACGCTAAGAGAGAAGGCAGTGAAATTGATAAGAACTGCAGCAATGGTAACAAGAGAAAAGCAACCGTGGCGACATCACTGGATCTCTCCGACAGAAGGCCACGTGTCCAAGAACTGCCGGTTTCGTAG
- the LOC125218925 gene encoding photosystem II 22 kDa protein, chloroplastic → MAQTMLLTANPLLKGDQPSLIQRLKPQSFSKLLLSPRIANSPLSSSSTIVAIFKSKAKAPPPAKKVVVKPKTEDGIFGTSGGIGFTKQNELFVGRVAMIGFAASLLGEAVTGKGILQQLNLETGIPIYEAEPLLLFFILFTLLGAIGALGDRGRFVDDVPATGLDKAVIAPGKGFRAALGLGDGPLFGFTKANELFVGRLAQLGIAFSLIGEIITGKGALAQLNIETGVPIGELEPLLLFNIVFFFVAAINPGTGKFVTDEEED, encoded by the exons ATGGCTCAAACAATGCTGCTCACTGCAAACCCTTTGTTGAAAGGTGATCAGCCATCGCTCATCCAAAGGCTTAAACCTCAATCCTTCTCTAAGCTTTTGCTCTCTCCGAGAATTGCTAATTCACctctttcttcctcttctaCAATTGTTGCTATCTTCAAATCCAAAGCCAAAGCCCCTCCTCCTGCTAAGAag GTAGTGGTGAAGCCGAAGACTGAAGATGGGATTTTTGGAACATCGGGTGGAATTGGTTTCACTAAGCAAAATGAGCTTTTCGTTGGCCGTGTTGCTATGATCGGATTCGCG GCTTCTCTATTGGGTGAGGCAGTAACTGGGAAAGGAATCCTTCAACAACTAAACTTGGAAACTGGGATTCCAATCTATGAGGCAGagcctcttcttcttttcttcatcCTTTTCACCCTTCTGGGAGCCATTGGTGCCTTAGGAGACCGTGGCCGGTTCGTCGACGATGTCCCGGCCACCGGTCTTGACAAGGCAGTTATAGCTCCTGGAAAGGGCTTTAGGGCCGCCCTTGGCCTCGGAGACG GTCCTTTATTTGGATTCACAAAGGCAAATGAATTGTTTGTTGGAAGATTGGCTCAACTTGGAATTGCTTTCTCTTTAATTGGAGAAATTATAACCGGAAAGGGAGCACTTGCCCAGTTGAACATTGAGACCGGAGTCCCGATTGGTGAACTCGAACCACTTTTGTTGTTCAAcatcgtcttcttcttcgttgCTGCAATTAACCCGGGGACGGGAAAATTTGTTACcgacgaagaagaagattaa
- the LOC125219233 gene encoding filament-like plant protein 3 isoform X1: MEKRKWPWKKKSSEKSGGESESSESISSHSERFSEDQQEAIRASANEDMQSPEVTSEAKKIDIDEDDEVKESVKILTEKLSAALVNVGAKEELVKQHSKVAEEAVAGWEKAENEVAAVKQQLDVAVQQNLSLDVKNSHLDGALKECVRQLRQARDEQEKRIADALAETSRDWEAKRADFERRILDLEKENSSLKHELVSCRGELEVVAIERDLSTRAAETASKVHLESIKKVAKLEAECRRLQSVAHKSPPLQFKNEIPSSTNKSIAACSLEIDMMDDFLEMERLAARESVSEQASSDEPVIPELDSMTRRVADLENTLEKSEAERSELQIALDETLDALKAAESRSIEAEIRCNELQNELAAVYETNESLEYQLGTMEEESRTMSSSIDSLKAELEVDRNISAEIKTKCRELESELASTIHESELHQTELRNELTAAYETKESLESQLNTMTSSVDSLKSEIEEERKLSAQLTTKCQELESELTRIIREFELQQSTHTNNEPKVKQEDLAVAADKLAECQKTIASLGRQLQSLATLEDFFIDTSSIPGFSRDPSSSDIGELWRLPSNGDANGNKDSIRSSSSTAAKNWNSFGKFFVRSKSVADHYNGQE; encoded by the exons ATGGAGAAAAGGAAATGGCCATGGAAGAAGAAATCTTCTGAGAAGAGTGGTGGTGAAAGTGAGAGCTCAGAATCCATCTCTTCACATTCTGAGAGATTCTCAGAAGATCAG CAGGAGGCGATACGAGCATCAGCAAATGAAGATATGCAGTCGCCTGAGGTGACATCCGAAGCGAAGAAGATCGATATTGATGAGGATGATGAAGTGAAGGAAAGTGTGAAGATACTAACCGAAAAGCTATCAGCTGCTCTTGTGAATGTTGGTGCAAAGGAAGAGTTGGTTAAACAGCATTCCAAAGTTGCTGAAGAAGCTGTTGCTG GCTGGGAAAAGGCAGAAAATGAAGTGGCAGCGGTGAAGCAGCAGCTTGACGTCGCGGTGCAGCAGAACCTGAGCTTGGATGTGAAGAACAGCCATCTCGATGGCGCCCTGAAGGAGTGTGTGCGGCAGCTGAGGCAAGCACGGGACGAGCAGGAGAAACGAATCGCGGATGCTTTGGCGGAGACTAGCAGAGACTGGGAGGCGAAGAGGGCTGATTTCGAGAGGCGGATACTTGATCTGGAGAAGGAGAATTCATCCTTGAAGCACGAGCTCGTTTCCTGTCGCGGAGAGTTGGAAGTTGTGGCCATCGAGAGGGACTTGAGCACCCGGGCTGCGGAGACTGCTAGCAAGGTGCATCTCGAGAGCATCAAAAAGGTCGCTAAGCTTGAGGCCGAGTGTCGTAGGCTCCAATCTGTGGCGCATAAATCGCCTCCACTTCAGTTCAAGAATGAAATTCCATCATCAACCAACAAGAGCATTGCTGCCTGCTCTCTCGAGATTGATATGATGGATGATTTTCTCGAGATGGAACGCCTTGCAGCGCGTGAATCGGTTTCTGAACAAGCTTCTTCGGACGAGCCAGTGATACCCGAGCTCGACTCCATGACTCGGAGAGTAGCTGACTTGGAAAACACGTTGGAAAAGTCGGAAGCAGAGCGATCAGAACTTCAGATTGCTTTAGACGAAACGTTAGATGCCCTCAAGGCAGCTGAGAGCAGGAGTATAGAAGCTGAAATAAGGTGCAACGAGCTGCAGAACGAGCTTGCTGCAGTGTACGAGACGAACGAGTCACTTGAGTATCAGCTTGGCACCATGGAAGAAGAATCAAGAACCATGTCTTCCAGCATTGATTCCTTAAAGGCAGAGTTAGAAGTTGATAGAAATATATCAGCTGAAATCAAGACAAAGTGTCGGGAGCTGGAGAGCGAACTAGCCAGCACGATCCACGAATCCGAGCTTCATCAGACCGAGTTAAGAAACGAACTAACTGCAGCCTACGAGACAAAAGAGTCTCTCGAATCACAGCTCAACACTATGACTTCAAGTGTTGATTCACTAAAATCGGAAATAGAAGAAGAACGAAAGCTATCAGCACAACTAACGACGAAATGCCAAGAACTGGAGAGCGAACTAACCAGAATTATCCGGGAATTCGAGCTCCAGCAAAGTACGCACACAAACAACGAACCAAAAGTCAAGCAG GAGGATCTGGCTGTCGCTGCAGATAAGCTTGCTGAGTGCCAGAAAACGATTGCATCGCTCGGGAGGCAGCTCCAGTCTCTAGCGACGTTAGAAGACTTCTTCATCGACACTTCAAGCATACCGGGATTTTCTAGAGATCCATCGAGTTCAGACATAGGAGAGCTTTGGAGGTTACCTTCGAATGGCGATGCGAATGGGAACAAGGATTCAATACGATCCTCGTCATCGACAGCTGCCAAGAATTGGAACAGTTTTGGGAAATTTTTCGTTCGAAGTAAGAGCGTGGCAGATCATTATAATGGTCAAGAGTAG
- the LOC125219233 gene encoding filament-like plant protein 3 isoform X2 — translation MEKRKWPWKKKSSEKSGGESESSESISSHSERFSEDQEAIRASANEDMQSPEVTSEAKKIDIDEDDEVKESVKILTEKLSAALVNVGAKEELVKQHSKVAEEAVAGWEKAENEVAAVKQQLDVAVQQNLSLDVKNSHLDGALKECVRQLRQARDEQEKRIADALAETSRDWEAKRADFERRILDLEKENSSLKHELVSCRGELEVVAIERDLSTRAAETASKVHLESIKKVAKLEAECRRLQSVAHKSPPLQFKNEIPSSTNKSIAACSLEIDMMDDFLEMERLAARESVSEQASSDEPVIPELDSMTRRVADLENTLEKSEAERSELQIALDETLDALKAAESRSIEAEIRCNELQNELAAVYETNESLEYQLGTMEEESRTMSSSIDSLKAELEVDRNISAEIKTKCRELESELASTIHESELHQTELRNELTAAYETKESLESQLNTMTSSVDSLKSEIEEERKLSAQLTTKCQELESELTRIIREFELQQSTHTNNEPKVKQEDLAVAADKLAECQKTIASLGRQLQSLATLEDFFIDTSSIPGFSRDPSSSDIGELWRLPSNGDANGNKDSIRSSSSTAAKNWNSFGKFFVRSKSVADHYNGQE, via the exons ATGGAGAAAAGGAAATGGCCATGGAAGAAGAAATCTTCTGAGAAGAGTGGTGGTGAAAGTGAGAGCTCAGAATCCATCTCTTCACATTCTGAGAGATTCTCAGAAGATCAG GAGGCGATACGAGCATCAGCAAATGAAGATATGCAGTCGCCTGAGGTGACATCCGAAGCGAAGAAGATCGATATTGATGAGGATGATGAAGTGAAGGAAAGTGTGAAGATACTAACCGAAAAGCTATCAGCTGCTCTTGTGAATGTTGGTGCAAAGGAAGAGTTGGTTAAACAGCATTCCAAAGTTGCTGAAGAAGCTGTTGCTG GCTGGGAAAAGGCAGAAAATGAAGTGGCAGCGGTGAAGCAGCAGCTTGACGTCGCGGTGCAGCAGAACCTGAGCTTGGATGTGAAGAACAGCCATCTCGATGGCGCCCTGAAGGAGTGTGTGCGGCAGCTGAGGCAAGCACGGGACGAGCAGGAGAAACGAATCGCGGATGCTTTGGCGGAGACTAGCAGAGACTGGGAGGCGAAGAGGGCTGATTTCGAGAGGCGGATACTTGATCTGGAGAAGGAGAATTCATCCTTGAAGCACGAGCTCGTTTCCTGTCGCGGAGAGTTGGAAGTTGTGGCCATCGAGAGGGACTTGAGCACCCGGGCTGCGGAGACTGCTAGCAAGGTGCATCTCGAGAGCATCAAAAAGGTCGCTAAGCTTGAGGCCGAGTGTCGTAGGCTCCAATCTGTGGCGCATAAATCGCCTCCACTTCAGTTCAAGAATGAAATTCCATCATCAACCAACAAGAGCATTGCTGCCTGCTCTCTCGAGATTGATATGATGGATGATTTTCTCGAGATGGAACGCCTTGCAGCGCGTGAATCGGTTTCTGAACAAGCTTCTTCGGACGAGCCAGTGATACCCGAGCTCGACTCCATGACTCGGAGAGTAGCTGACTTGGAAAACACGTTGGAAAAGTCGGAAGCAGAGCGATCAGAACTTCAGATTGCTTTAGACGAAACGTTAGATGCCCTCAAGGCAGCTGAGAGCAGGAGTATAGAAGCTGAAATAAGGTGCAACGAGCTGCAGAACGAGCTTGCTGCAGTGTACGAGACGAACGAGTCACTTGAGTATCAGCTTGGCACCATGGAAGAAGAATCAAGAACCATGTCTTCCAGCATTGATTCCTTAAAGGCAGAGTTAGAAGTTGATAGAAATATATCAGCTGAAATCAAGACAAAGTGTCGGGAGCTGGAGAGCGAACTAGCCAGCACGATCCACGAATCCGAGCTTCATCAGACCGAGTTAAGAAACGAACTAACTGCAGCCTACGAGACAAAAGAGTCTCTCGAATCACAGCTCAACACTATGACTTCAAGTGTTGATTCACTAAAATCGGAAATAGAAGAAGAACGAAAGCTATCAGCACAACTAACGACGAAATGCCAAGAACTGGAGAGCGAACTAACCAGAATTATCCGGGAATTCGAGCTCCAGCAAAGTACGCACACAAACAACGAACCAAAAGTCAAGCAG GAGGATCTGGCTGTCGCTGCAGATAAGCTTGCTGAGTGCCAGAAAACGATTGCATCGCTCGGGAGGCAGCTCCAGTCTCTAGCGACGTTAGAAGACTTCTTCATCGACACTTCAAGCATACCGGGATTTTCTAGAGATCCATCGAGTTCAGACATAGGAGAGCTTTGGAGGTTACCTTCGAATGGCGATGCGAATGGGAACAAGGATTCAATACGATCCTCGTCATCGACAGCTGCCAAGAATTGGAACAGTTTTGGGAAATTTTTCGTTCGAAGTAAGAGCGTGGCAGATCATTATAATGGTCAAGAGTAG
- the LOC125220700 gene encoding protein MAIN-LIKE 2-like, with translation MATSSSRGQLLYGPEDPSVLYLQKQHISNKLLTEGTSHIFKVRRTESKTWDVDIHANVRHWLNMFGFGGVIECGKSMKVDNELITALIERWRPETHTFHLPVGEATVTLEDVQVLWGLRADGRVFTGRDHHTRYDDWPSKCRDLLGWIPDAASETKQGGMLMTALINQTRIPLGDDLPPYVYIQRARIHALILLGGLILPDTTGCKVPFMWLNAFEDQDDVINISWGSAALSYLYHYLCEASMDKRKELGGPMILLQLWAWERMPTLRPSFVVAPVHEPYTPCGARWKGTTQIGNAPRYSVEHYRDQISLIKPGQTTAMM, from the exons ATGGCAACTTCAAGTTCTAGAGGGCAATTGTTATATGGACCTGAAGATCCGTCAGTTCTATATCTTCAGAAACAACACATATCAAATAAACTACTGACGGAAGGCACATcacatattttcaaagttcgcCGGACGGAAAGTAAGACATGGGATGTGGATATTCATGCCAATGTGAGGCATTGGCTTAACATGTTTGGTTTTGGAGGCGTGATCGAATGTGGGAAGTCGATGAAGGTCGACAACGAGCTTATAACTGCTTTGATTGAGCGTTGGAGGCCGGAGACACATACTTTCCATCTACCGGTTGGAGAGGCGACAGTCACCCTAGAAGATGTGCAAGTCCTGTGGGGCTTGAGAGCGGACGGTCGTGTTTTCACAGGCCGTGACCATCATACCAGATATGATGATTGGCCCAGCAAGTGCCGAGATTTGTTGGGATGGATACCCGATGCAGCATCAGAGACAAAGCAAGGCGGTATGCTGATGACCGCTCTGATCAACCAAACAAGGATACCTTTGGGTGATGACCTACCTCCTTATGTCTACATCCAAAGGGCACGTATCCATGCCTTAATCTTGTTAGGAGGATTGATTCTACCAGACACTACTGGGTGTAAGGTTCCTTTCATGTGGCTAAATGCATTTGAGGATCAAGACGATGTGATAAATATTAGTTGGGGAAGTGCAGCTTTATCGTACTTGTATCATTATCTGTGCGAGGCTTCCATGGACAAGAGGAAAGAGTTGGGCGGGCCCATGATTCTTCTGCAGCTTTGGGCGTGGGAAAGAATGCCTACATTGAGGCCGTCATTCGTAGTAGCGCCTGTGCACGAGCCGTATACGCCATGTGGCGCCAG atgGAAAGGAACTACTCAGATAGGAAATGCTCCTAGATATTCGGTGGAGCATTACCGTGATCAAATATCCTTGATTAAACCTGGCCAG ACTACTGCAATGATGTGA